The stretch of DNA GATCGACGTCAGCTCGCCGGACAGCTTGCGGTGCAGCCGTTGCCGCTCCTGCAGCGGGCGCAGGACGAGCAGCAGCAGCGCCATGACGGCCGGGACGCCGACGAGGATCACGAGCCCGATGGGCACCGACGTGCGCAGCACGAGCACGGCCACGACGACCACGGCCGCGACCGAGGCCACGGCGCGCTGGGTGACGTCGAAGGCGTCGGCCAGGCGGGGCCCGTCGGAGGCGATGGAGGCGAGCACCTCGCCCTGGGGCAGCTTCGCGGTCACCGCCGTGCCGGCCCGGGCGGTGTGGCGCCCGACCTGCTGCAGGGTCCGGAAGCAGGCCGTCAGCCAGTTCGTGACGCCGAAGCGGTGGCGCGCGATCGCGGCCCACGCGGTGACGACGGCCAGGGCGAGCACGAGCAGCGACCAGCGCGTCAGGGCGGCCGCGTCCCCCTGCCCGTCGGGCTCGTCGGGCCCGGCGTCGACGGCCCGCCCGATGGCGGCGGGCAGGACGGCCTGGGACAGCAACCACACGGTGCCGATCGCCGAACCGGCCACCATCGGTCGCCACTGCTGCGCCGCCGTGCGCAGCAGGAACCGGGTGGGGGAGGAGACGTCGGGAGTACCGGGGTCGCTCAGGGGGAGGGAGCGCACGTCTACCGACGGTAATCGCTTCCCGGTTCCGCTTCCACGTGGTTTTCAGGGGGCCGGGCGCCGACGGCTACCCTTGGGTCGTGACGCCGGACGCGCCCGAAGGCCAGACCACTCCCCCCGCCGATGCCCCCGCCGATGCCCCCGTCGATGCCCCCGTCGATGCAGCCGTCGATGCACCCGCCGAGGTGGACGCCGAGCGCGCCCACCGGCCGGTCCTGGTCGTCGACTACGGAGCCCAGTACGCGCAGCTCATCGCGCGCCGGGTCCGCGAGGCCGACGTGTTCTCCGAGATCGTGCCGAGCTCGACGAGCGTCGCGGAGATGCTCGCCAAGGACCCCGCCGCGGTGATCCTCTCCGGCGGCCCGTCGAGCGTCTACGCCGACGGCGCCCCGCAGGTCGACCCCGCGCTGTTCGAGGCCGGTGTCCCCGTCCTCGGCATCTGCTACGGGTTCCAGGCCATGGCCAAGGCCCTCGGCGGCGAGGTCGCCCAGACGGGTCGCCGCGAGTACGGCGGGACGGCCGCGGCCCTGCCCGACCCGGCCGCCTCGACGCTCCTGCGCGACCAGCCGACGGAGCAGTCGGTGTGGATGTCCCACGGGGACAGCGTGTCCCAGGCCCCCGCGGGGTTCCGCGTCACGGCCTCGACGCCGGACACCCCCGTCGCCGCGTTCGAGGACGACGAGCGCCGCCTCTACGGCGTGCAGTGGCACCCGGAGGTCAAGCACTCCGCCCACGGCCAGGACGTCCTCGTGAACTTCCTGCGCTCCGGTGCTCGCATCGACCCCGACTGGACGACGGGGAACGTCATCGAGGAGCAGGTCGCCCGCATCCGCGCCCAGGTGGGCGACGGCAAGGTCATCTGCGCCCTGTCCGGTGGCGTCGACTCCGCCGTCGCCGGCGCGCTCGTCCAGCGCGCGGTGGGGGACCAGCTCACGTGCGTCTTCGTCGACCACGGTCTGCTGCGCGCCGGCGAGGCCGAGCAGGTCGAGAAGGACTTCGTCGCCGCGACGGGCGTCAAGCTCCACGTCGTCGACGCGGTGCAGCGGTTCGCCGACGCCCTCGACGGCGTCAGCGACCCCGAGCAGAAGCGCAAGATCATCGGCCGCGAGTTCATCCGCGTCTTCGAGCAGGCCGCGCGCGACGTGGTCGCGAAGGAGGGCTCCGAGGGTGGCGAGGTGAAGTTCCTCGTCCAGGGGACCCTGTACCCCGACGTCGTGGAGTCCGGTGGCGGCACCGGGGCCGCGACGATCAAGAGCCACCACAACGTCGGCGGGCTGCCCGACGACCTCGCCTTCGAGCTCGTGGAACCGCTGCGCGCCCTGTTCAAGGACGAGGTGCGCGCGGTCGGTGTGCAGCTCGGCCTGCCCGAGGCGATGGTCTACCGCCAGCCCTTCCCGGGGCCGGGGCTGGCCATCCGCATCGTCGGGGCCGTGACGCCGCAGCGCCTGGAGGTCCTGCGGGCGGCCGACGCCATCGCGCGGGCCGAGCTGACCGCGGCCGGTCTGGACCGCGACATCTGGCAGTGCCCCGTCGTCCTGCTCGCCGACGTGCGCAGCGTGGGCGTCCAGGGCGACGGCCGCACCTACGGCCACCCGGTCGTGCTGCGCCCGGTGTCGTCGGAGGACGCCATGACGGCCGACTGGACCCGTCTGCCGTACGACGTCCTGGCCCGCATCTCCACGCGCATCACCAACGAGGTGCCCGAGGTCAACCGCGTCGTGCTCGACGTGACGAGCAAGCCGCCGGGGACGATCGAGTGGGAGTGACCTCTCGACGCTGAATCCTCCGGCCGGTGGCGCTGACCGTCACGCCGGCCGGAGGTGCCGGCCCGGAAACGGGCTGGAGTACACGACGCTCGTGGTGACCGCGCCGAGCGTCGCGAGGCGTCCCGTGACGCGTTCGAGGTCGCGCATCGACCGGGCGAGCACCTTCAGGACGAAGCAGTCGTCGCCGGTGACGTGGTGCGCCTCCACGACCTCCGGTGTGGTGTCCAGCAGGTCGTGGAACGGCTTGTAGTTCCCCGTCGGGTAGGCGAGGCGCACGAACGCCGTCACGGTGTACCCGAGCGCCTCCGGGTCGACGACGGCCGTGAACCCCGTGACGACGCCGGTGTCGGTGAGGCGGCGCAGTCGTTCCGCGGTGGCGCTCGCGGACAGGTTCACCGCCCGGCCGAGGTCGGCGACGCTCGTGCGGCCGTCGCGTTGCAGGTGCTCCAGGAGGGCCCGGTCGGTCGCGTCGAGGGCCGGCCGCGGATTCGTCGTCACGCACGGGAAACTACCGGTGGATCGCCGGTCGTCGCGGCCCTGGCCCGTGGACCGGCCCTGGCCCGACCGACGGTTCCCCGGTTCCCTGGAGGGGTGTCGAACCCCCTCTCCGCCGTCGACTTCTTCGCGGCCCAGCTGACGTTCCAGACCGACCCCGCCGACCTGGCGGCCGACCGCGCCGCGGGGCGCTCGCCGCTCGTCCTCGACGTGCGCTCGGACGCGGCGTGGGCCCAGGGGCACCTGCCCGGTGCCGTCCACCTGCCGGGGCCGCAGGTGCGCGAGCGCGCGGCGGAGGTCGTGCCCGACCTGGACGCGCCCGTCGTCGTGCACTGCTGGGGCCCGGGCTGCAACGGGGCGACGCGCGCCGCGCTGGTGCTGGCGACGCTGGGCCACACCCACGTCCGGGAACTGATCGGCGGGTACGAGTACTGGGTCCGCGAGGGTTTCGCCGTCGTCACCGCGACCGGTCGGGTCCGCCGCGCGCCGGATCCGCTGGCCGCTCCCGTTCCGGGGTGCTGAACCCTTGCGTCCTCGGTACTCAGCGATACTATCTACCGGTAGTCAGCGTCAGTGAGTACCGACGCTGTCAGCACCGAGACGACCGGGGTGGTCCGTGGCCAGGCAGCTCACCGAGATGCTCAAGGGAACCCTCGAGGGTGTCGTCCTCGCGGTCCTCGCGAGCCGGGACGCCTACGGGTACGAGATCACCGCATCGCTGCGCGAGCGGGGTTTCGAGGACATCGCCGAGGGCACCGTGTACGCCCTCCTCGTGCGCCTGGAACAACGGGACCTCGTCGACGTGCAGAAGGTCGCCTCCACCAAGGGGCCGCCGCGGAAGGTTTACTCGCTCAACGCGTCCGGGCGTGCAGCGCTCGACGAGTTCTGGACGACGTGGGACTTCCTGGCAGGACGGCTGGCCGAACTCCGGACCGAAGGGAACCCGTCGTGACGAAGAACCCGCTCGGGGTGCTCACGGGCGCGCTCGAGGACAAGAAGCGGTGGCGCGCGTACAAGGAGCGCGCCGGGGCGCTGCCCGAGAACCACCGCTCGGTGCTCGCGGCCGTCGAGCGCTACGCCATGCACTGCCCGAGCACGCCGACGGACGGCGGCAGCGCCGCGAGCATGTTCGAGGACCTCGCGGACCTCTTCGAGCAGGCGGCGGCCGACGGGACCCCGGTGCGGTCCGTGGTGGGGGAGGACCCCGTCGAGTTCGTGGAGGCCTTCGTCGCCACCTACTCCGACGGGGGCTGGCTCACCGCCGAGCGCCGCCGGCTGCGCGAGTCCGTGGACCGCGCGGTGGGCGGGGACGCCTGACCCTGGCGCGGGACCGTCAGGGCTTCGCGGCGTCCACGGCGTCGAGGTGCCCCTCGACGGCGTCGCCGAAGGGTTCCAGGACGGCGGCGGGGAGCGCGTGCCCCATGCCGGGGACCGTGACCAGCCGGGCGCCGGGGACGCTGTCGGCCAGGTGCCGGGCGGTCGGCGGCGGGTAGGCCGGGTCCTCGGGGGCCTCGACGACCAGCGTCGGCACCCGCACCCCGGCCAGTTCCGCGCCGCGGGCGAGACCGGAGGTGCCGGCGCGGGCGTGCGCCGTGGCCGAACTCGCGTCGGCGGGTCCGCCGTGGGCGACGGCGCCGCGTTCGAGCGCGAGGACCTCCTCGCGCGGGAACGGGACCACCGCCCCCGCGAGCGCCTGCCAGTGCTCGACGCGGAACTCCATCTCGGCGTCCTCGTCGCGCGTCTCCCCGAGCCGGGACCAGAGGGCGAGCAGGTCGGGGTGCGGTCCGGGCAGCCCCTCCCCGCCCGGCGCGCCGGCCAGCGCGCCGGTGCAGAACAGGGTCGCCGACAGCACCCGGTCGGGGTGGTCGAGCAGCAGCAGCTGGGTGAGCAGCCCGCCCATCGACATCCCCACGACGTGGGCGCGCTGGACGCCGAGGTGGTCCAGGACGCGCACCGCGTCGGTCGCGAGGTCGCGCAGCTCGTAGGGAGCCACGTCGACCGCCCGGGTCGAGCGGCCGGTGTCGCGGTGGTCCCACACCACGACGCGGTGGCGGCGGCCCAGGCGCTCGACCAGCGCGTCGGGCCACAGGACGCCGCTGGAGGCCGCGCCCATGACGAGCAGGACCGGGGTGCCGGTGGGGTCGCCGCTCTCGCGGGCCCACAGCTCGACGCCGTCGGCGACGGGGACGGTGTGCTCGCGGGGAGCGCTGTCGGGGGCGTCGGCTGGCATGGGGTCGAGGATGCCGGGAAGTCCCCGCGCGGCACCAGGGTGTTTCCTGTGCCGCCCTCGGGTGCCGATCGTCCGCCGGACCGCCCCGCCGGTCCGCGGTCAGTCGTCGACGGGACGGGTGAGGACCGTTGCCACGACCGTCGCGACCGCCGTGAACGGGCCGGTGGCGAGGTCGTCGAGCCAGGCTGCGCTGCGGCTGGCGTCCAGGCGACCTGCCGCGACGGCCGCGCGCGTGGTGCGGGTCAGCCCCAGGACGGCGTCGGCCTCCTCGACGTCCGTGAACACCGCGGGGAACGCCTGGACGGAGACGACGGACAGACCGGCGTCGACGCCGAGACGCGGCAGCTGCCGTCCGACGTGCGCGTTGCGGACGACGTGCCGGCAGGTGTGGGCGGTGAACGCGGTCGACGCCTCGAGGTCGTGCGCGTCGACCGCCATGAGCGCCCAGTCCGGTTCGACGAGGGCGGCCACACCGCCCGGACGCAGCACCCGGGCGACCTCCGCGACGGCCCGCGCGGGGTCCTCGACGTGCTGCAGGACGCGGTCGGCGTGGACGCGGTCGACGCTCGCGGCGGGCAGGTCGAGCGCGTGGACGTCCCCGCGGCGCACGGCGACGGTGGGACGGTCCGCCGTCAGGTCCGACGCCGTCGAGACCATGACGGGGTCGACGTCCACGGCGACGACGCGACCGGTCCGGCCCGCGCGGTCGGCGAGGGCGCCGAGGTCGGTGCCGGGACCGCACCCGAGATCCAGCACGACGTGCCCGTCCAGCACGTCGAGCGCGTCGAGGACGGCCCCCTTGTAGGCCCTGCCGGCCGCGGAGTCGGCGACGAGGCGCAGGTAGGCGATCGGGTCCGGGCGGTCGAGGGTCGGCACGTCCGCGAGTGCACCACGCCCGCCCGCCGCCGGTTGGGGACGACCGGGGCGGGGGCGGGGCGGATCCCGTGACGGAACCCTCCACGGGGCCCGCTCACAGCGAGGCGGCGAGCACCTTCACCGCGGCGGGGATCTGCTGCTCGGTGATCGCGGCGTAGCACAGGCGCAGGTGCGCGGCGTCCTCCTCGGCGACGACGTAGTGCCGACCGGGGCCCACGGCCAGGCCGCGTTCCCGGGTGCGGCGGGCCACCTCGAGGTCGTCCACCCCGCGCGGCAACCGCAACCACAACGAGAAACCCCCGCGGGGCCTCGGCCAGCTGCACTCGGGCAGTTCCCGGGCCAGGGCCGTGGAGAGCGCGTCGAGCCGGGAACCCAGCGCGGCGGACAGACCGCGCAGGTGCGCGTTCCAGCCGGCACCCGTCACGAGTTCCACGGCGGCCTCCTGCAAGGGCCGCGCCACGATGAGGTGGTCGACGAAGCTCAACCCGGCGATGCGTTGCGCCACAGGGCCGCGCGCGACCACGCACCCCACCCGCAGGCTCGGTCCGGAGACCTTGCTGAGGGAGTTCACGGTGATGACCCGGCCGTCGGTGTCGTCGCGCAGGAGGGACGGGGACGCGGTCGGGCCGTGGCCGAGCCAGCGGGCGAAGTCGTCCTCGACGATGAACGCGCCGGCCCGCGCGGCGATCTCCAGCACGGGGCGGCGGCGGTCGGGCGCGAGCACGGAACCGTCGGGGTTGGCGTAGGTGGGTTGCAGGTACAGCAGGCGCGCACCGGACTGCTCGAAGGCGCGTTCGAGCAGTTCCGGGCGCACGCCGTCGGCGTCCGTGGGGACGGGCACCGGCACGAGCCCGGCGCTGCGCAGCAACGAGATGACGCCCGGGTACCCGGGCACGGCGACGAGCACGGGGCTGCCCGCGGGGACGATCGAGCGCAGCACGGTCGACAGCGCGCCCTGGCCGCCGGGGGAGATGAACACGTCGTCGCGGTCCGCACCGAGCTGCTGGGCGAACCACGTCCGCAGTTCCGGCACACCGGCCGGCGGCGGCACCGTCCACGCCTCGGGACGGCGGGCCGCGCGGGCCATGGCCGAGGCCAGGCGGGAGGACGGTTGCAGCGACAGGTCGAGGTACCCGCGCGCCATGTCGAGGACGTCGTGGGACGGGACGGTGAGGGCGGCCAGCACCCCCTCGGTCTGGACGGGGGAGGCGCCGAGCGCCACCCGCTGCCAGTCGGTGTCGACCGTGGCGGTGCGGCTCGCGCGGGCGACGAACGTCCCCGCCCCGGGGCGGGTCACGACGGTGCCGTCGGCGACGAGCACGTCGATGGCCCGCTGCACGGTCACCGGCCCGACACCCAGGTCCGCCACCAGGCGGCGGCTGCTCGGGAGCTTGGCGCCCGCGGGCAGCGTGGCGGCGACCTCGCGCAGGCTGGCGGTGACGCGCTGCACACTGCTACCGTTGTCCATGAACAGAGACAATAGCGCTACCGAGCCGCTGGCCGGTAGCGGTCCCAGCACCAGCCGCCACGGCGGACGGAGCGACCGGTGACCGCCCTCGTCGTCCTGTGCCTGCTCGTCGCGATCGCCGTGGCGGCTCCGCTCTTCGGCGCCGACACGCGCTGGCCCGGGTCGGGGACCCGGGCGGACCGGCCGTCGCGCGGAAAGCGCTACCGTCGCTCGTGGGATTCCGCTATCGCAGAGGCCCGGCGGGACGAGTTCGACCGCACGAGCTGACGGGGAGCTCCCAGTTCCGGCACGTAGCCTGACGGGGTGCCTGACCGCGAGGACCCCGACCGCCCGGCCGTGCCGCGGGGCCGCATCGCGGTCCTGACCGTCGTGGCCCTCGCCGTCGTCCTCGTCTGCAGCGGCCTCGGCGTCTGGCAGTGGCAGCGCGGCAACGTCGTCATCACCGAACCGCCTGCGCGGCAACCGGTCGCCCCGATCAGCGAGATCGTGGACGCCGGCGGCTCGGGGGCAGCGTCGATCCTGTCCGCGGACGAGGTCGGGCACCGGGTGGAGGTCGCCGGGACGTTCGACCCGGCCGTCGACCTCCTCGTCCCCGGCCGCAGCCTCGACGGGGTCGTGGGTGCGTGGGCCCTCGGCGTCGTGGTGCTGCCCGACGGGTCCGGCGTGCCGCTGGTCCGCGGCTGGGTGCCCGAGGGCTCCCCGGCGCCCGCCCTGCCGACCGGCCGGGTCGACCTCGTCGGGGTCGTCCAGCCACCGGAGGCCTCCGACGTCGCCCCCTCGACGGCCGTGCTGCCCGCGGGGCAGACGTGGATCGTCAGCGCGGCCGACCTCGTCAACCGCGTCGACTACCCCGTCGCCAACGCCTACGTCACCGACACCGCCCCGGCCGCCGGTCTGCAGGCCGTGCCGCCTGCGGACCCCGGCCAGGCCTCCCGGCGCCTGGACTGGCGCAACCTCGCCTACGCGGCGCAGTGGTGGGTGTTCGCGCTCTTCGCCGTCGTCGTCTGGTTCCGGGCCGTGCGCGATGAGCGCAGGGAGACGGGAGAGGATGACCTCGAGACGGCGGCGGACGGACCGGCGCACGGTGCAGGAGGACGAGACATGAGTGGTGCCCGGTGAGCGCGGGGACGTCCGGCGGGCTGCGGTCGGAGCCGAAGATCAGGGCCGCGCTCACGCGGTACCGCGTGATGGCCTACGTGACGGGCATCGGTCTCATCGTGCTGACGTGCATCGGCATGCCGCAGGAGTACCTCGGCCTCTTCGGCGGCGGTGACAGCGTCACCCGGGTCGCCGGCATCGCGCACGGCTGGCTGTACGTGATCCTCCTCATCACGGTCTTCGACCTGGGGAACCGGCTGCGCTGGTCCTGGAAGCGCATGGTCCTCACGGCGCTCGCGGGCACCATCCCCTTCCTGTCCTTCTACGCCGAGCGCAAGAACACGCACGCGGTCCAGGCCGAGCTCGGCGTCCGCGCCGCGTGAGCGCCCTCCAGCGGGTCGCGGTCCACGTCGCCGTCGAGGCCGGCGGGCGCCTGCTCGTGCTCGACGACGCCCTGCCGTGGGCGTTGCTCGCCCACGGGGAGACGCCGCTGGCCGCTGCCCGGCGCGTCCTCGGCCCCGACCTCGACCTCGGTGAGCTGCTGGCCGTCCACGACGGCCGCCGCACGGACGGCGAGGGGGTGTTCGGGCTCGACCTGCACACGGTGCACCTCGTGCTGGCCGGGACGCTGCCCGACGGTTCGGCTCCCGCTGTGGCGCAGTGGATCCCGGTCTCCGACGACTGGCCGCTGGTCGCGGACGACCGCGTCGCCCTCGACCCCGCCGAGCGGGTGCGGTTGTCCCCGGCCGTCGACAGCGCCCCCGACAGCACCTCCGCCGATGTCCCCGTCGTGCGGCAACGGCTCGCCTGCTACGCCGTCGTCGTCGCCGACGGCTCCCTGCTGCTGACGCGGCTCAGCACGAAGACGCCGAGCCCCGGACGCTGGACCCTGCCCGGCGGTGGAGTCGACCACGGCGAGCACCCGCTCGAGGCCGTCGTGCGCGAGGTCCACGAGGAGACGGGCATGGCGGTCCGCGTCACCGGCCTGGCCGAGATCGGCGCCGAGCACTTCACCGGCCGGTCCCCGCGCGGGGTCCTCGAGGACTTCCACGCGGTGCGCATCCTCGTCCGCGCCGAACCCCTCGAGGTCCTCGACCCCGTCGTCCTCGACGTGGGGGGCAGCACCGACCTCGCCCGCTGGGTCCCGCTCGGCGAGGCCGACGACATCGGTCTGGTGGGCGTCGCCCAGCGGGGCTTGCACATCGCCCTGCAGGGCTGAGGGGCGGGGGAGGGAACCGCTGAGGGGTTCCCCTGCGGCGGCTGTGATGGCAGGATCCGGCTCGCCCCCACCCCCCTCGGAAGCGAGCCCATGCGTCCTGGTCGTCCCCTCGTCCGGTTCCTCTGCTCCGGCGCCGCCACCGCGGCGCTCGCGGTCCCGCTGCTGGCGGTCCCCGCGACGGCCGCGACGACACCCGCAGCCAGTCCCGCAGCCACTCCCGCAGCCACTCCCGCAGCGACTCCGGGTCAGGTGCCGGACGTCCTCCCGGCCCCGGCCGCCGGGACGACCCGCATCCAGATCGGGGCGTTCAACGACTTCCACGGCCGTCTGGAGTCGCCCGAGGAGACGGACGACGGGGCCCCGATCGGTGGCGCGGCGCAACTCGCCGGGGTGTTCGACGCGATGCGCGCGAAGAACCCCAACACCGTCGTGGTCTCGGCCGGCGACAACATCGGCGCCTCGACGTTCACGTCGTTCATCCAGCAGGACGCCCCGACGATCGCCGCGCTCAACGCCATGGGCGTCGCCGTCTCGGCCGCCGGGAACCACGAGTTCGACCGCGGCTACTCCGACCTCGTCGACCGGATCGGCGTGCAGGGCAAGCCGGGTGCGAACGGGGCGAACCCCCTCGCGGCGTTCCCCTACCTCGCCGCGAACGTGCTGAAGGCCGACGGGACCCACGCGCTGCCGTCGTTCGCGACGACCGACGTCGGTGGGGTCCGCGTGGGTTTCGTCGGCGTCGTGACGCAGCAGACGGCGAGCCTCGTCGCCCCGGCCGGCATCCAGGGGCTGCAGTTCACCGACCCCGTGGCCGCCGCGAACGCCGTCGCCGCGCAGCTGTCCGACGGGAACACCGCCAACGACGAGGCGGACGTGATCGTCCTCCTCGCGCACGAGGGGTCGTCGGGCACCGACTGCGCCACCGTCGGGACGCAGGGCGCGTTCGGGAAGATCGTGCAGGAGTCGAGCGCGCAGATCGACGCGATCGTCTCCGGGCACACCCACCTGCGCTACGACTGCGCCTTCGGAGTCGCTGGGCGCACCGTCCAGCGCCCCGTGGTCTCCGCGGAGAGCTACTCCACGGCCGTCGACAACCTCGTCCTCGACGTGGACACGACGTCGCGCGACGTGGTCGCCGCCGGCCACCAGGTCCTGCCGGTCGAGGGTTTCACCCCGAACCCGCAGGTCCAGGAGATCGTCGACGACGCCGTGGCCTACGCCGACGACCGAGGCAAGCAGCCGGTGGGTTCCATCACCGCGGACATCACCCGCGCGTTCTCCGGTGAGGACGACGACCGCGGCAAGCAGTCGCCGCTGGGGAACCTCGTCGCCGACGCGCAGCTGCAGCAGACGGAGGCCGCGGGCGCCCAGATCGCGCTGGAGAACCCCGGCGGGTTGCGGGCGGACCTGCTGTACGCGCAGTCCGGAGCCGAGGGCGACGGGGTCGTCACGTACGCCGAAGCCGCGGCGGTGCAGCCGTTCGCGAACTCGGTCGTCACGATGACCCTCACCGGTGCGCAGGTCCGCCAGGTCCTCGAGGAGCAGTGGCAGCCGGCGGGTTCCTCGCGGCCGTTCCTCGCCCTCGGCCTGTCGAAGGGTCTCTTCTTCACCTACGACGAGGCCGCTCCCGCGGGCCAGCGGATCCGTTCCGTGACCCTCGACGGTGCTGAGGTCGACCCGGCCGCGCAGTACCGCGTCACGGTGAACAGCTTCCTGGCCTCCGGCGGGGACAACTTCACGACGCTGGCGGAGGGCACCGACCGCGCCGAACTCGGCAAGACCGACCTCGAGGCGTTCACGGCCTACCTCGGCCTGCCCGAGAACCAGCGCCTCACACCGGACACCGAGCTGCGCTACGCCCCCGCCGCCGCGGCACCGGCCCCGGTCCCGACGACTCCGGCGCCGACCGCGCCGGCCCAGACGGCACCTGCCGCCGCGCCGGCGCCGAGCAGGACCCCGACGCAGCGTCCGTCGCGGACGGCCGCGGCGCAGCCGGGGTCGCTGGCGAACACCGGAGCGGACGTCGCGCCCTGGCTCGCGGCCGGTGCGGCTCTCGTCCTGGCCGGCGGGCTGCTGCTGACGGCCGCGCGACGCCGGGCGTCCTGACGAGGAGGCTGGTCGCCCCGAGCGTCGCCTCTCGGCGAGTGGCCGCTCGTAGCGGCTGGAGTTGAGGCCCGGGGACACGTACCGGGGCGACCAGTCCTCACAACCATCGGCACCCGGGGAGCATTCCTGGAGCCCCACCTCGACCCCTCGTCCCGCGTGGAAAACACACTTTCCGCCCTCAGAACACGTGTTCCAAGGGCGGAAAGAGTGTTTTCCACGAAGGTGGGTGACGGGCGGTGGCTCAGTGCGTCGGGGCGGGGGCGGCGGGGCGCTCGCCGGCGGGGTCGCGCCGCTCGAGGGCCGCGCCCTCGACGTCCAGCACCGGCAGCCAGCGCAGCCACCGCGGCAGCCACCAGGCCGCCCGGCCGAGCAGCGACAGGGCCGCGGGCACCGCGATCATCCGGACGACGACGGCGTCGGCGAGGATCCCGACGGCCAGGGCGAACGCGATGGGCTTGATCGTCGCGTCGCCCTCGGGGACGAACCCGGCGAAGACGGCGAACATGATCGCTGCGGCCGCGACGACGACGGGTGCCGCCTGCCGGAACCCCGTCCGCACCGCCTGCAGCGGTTGCGCCCCGTGGGCGTGCGCCTCGTGCATCCGCGAGACGAGGAACACCTGGTAGTCCATCGCGAGGCCGAAGAGGATCCCGACGACGATGATCGGCGCCAGGCTCAGCAGCGGCCCCGTGGTGTCGGCGTGGACGAGCTGCTTGAGCCAGCCCCACTGGAAAACCGCGGTGGTGGCGCCCAGCGAGGCGCCGATCGTCAGGAGGAACCCGAGGACCCCGACGACGGGGACGAGGATCGAGCGGAACACGAGCACGAGCAGCACGAACGCGAGGCCGACGACCAGCACGAGGTAGACCGGCAGCGCGTCCGACAGCGTGGCGTTGACGTCGACGCTCACGGCCGTCTGACCCGTCACGTACGCCGGCGTGCTCGAGCCGTCCTCGCGGATGAGGTCGCGCATGCGGTGCACGAGGTCGGTCGTCGCCGCGGCGTCGGGGGCGGTCGTCGGGATGACCGTCACGAGGGCGGCCCGCCCGTCGGCGCTCGGGACGGCGGGGGTGGCGAGGGCGACGCCGTCGAGGCGGGCGAGCTCGGTGGTCAGCTCACCGCCGCGGGCCACGGCGTCCGCGCCGCGGGTCAGGACGAGCAGCGGACCGCTCACCCCGGCGCCGAAGCGGTCGGACAGGATCGCCTGCGCCTTCTCCTGGGTGCTGCCGTCCGGCCACGAGGTGGCCAGGCTCGTCTGCATCGAGGCGACGGGGATCGAGACGGCGCCGAGCGCGACGACCGCGGCGACCAGGCTCAGCCAGCGCCGGCCGGTGACGAGGCGGCTCCAGCCGCCGAAGAACCCGCGACCGGCGGGGTCGGGCTCGGCCGGCGGGACGGCGGTGTGCTTGCCGCTCTCGTGGGCCAGGGCCCGGCGGGCCGCGCGCGGCAGGGCGCGCAGGCCCACGACGCCCAGGGCGGCGGGGACCAGCGTGAGGGCCACGAGGACGGCGACGACGACGGTCGCGGCGGCCGCGACACCCATCTCGGTGAGGAAGGGGATGCCCGCCACCGCGAGGCCGGCGAGGGCGATGA from Kineococcus endophyticus encodes:
- the guaA gene encoding glutamine-hydrolyzing GMP synthase is translated as MDAERAHRPVLVVDYGAQYAQLIARRVREADVFSEIVPSSTSVAEMLAKDPAAVILSGGPSSVYADGAPQVDPALFEAGVPVLGICYGFQAMAKALGGEVAQTGRREYGGTAAALPDPAASTLLRDQPTEQSVWMSHGDSVSQAPAGFRVTASTPDTPVAAFEDDERRLYGVQWHPEVKHSAHGQDVLVNFLRSGARIDPDWTTGNVIEEQVARIRAQVGDGKVICALSGGVDSAVAGALVQRAVGDQLTCVFVDHGLLRAGEAEQVEKDFVAATGVKLHVVDAVQRFADALDGVSDPEQKRKIIGREFIRVFEQAARDVVAKEGSEGGEVKFLVQGTLYPDVVESGGGTGAATIKSHHNVGGLPDDLAFELVEPLRALFKDEVRAVGVQLGLPEAMVYRQPFPGPGLAIRIVGAVTPQRLEVLRAADAIARAELTAAGLDRDIWQCPVVLLADVRSVGVQGDGRTYGHPVVLRPVSSEDAMTADWTRLPYDVLARISTRITNEVPEVNRVVLDVTSKPPGTIEWE
- a CDS encoding Lrp/AsnC family transcriptional regulator; amino-acid sequence: MTTNPRPALDATDRALLEHLQRDGRTSVADLGRAVNLSASATAERLRRLTDTGVVTGFTAVVDPEALGYTVTAFVRLAYPTGNYKPFHDLLDTTPEVVEAHHVTGDDCFVLKVLARSMRDLERVTGRLATLGAVTTSVVYSSPFPGRHLRPA
- a CDS encoding rhodanese-like domain-containing protein; translation: MSNPLSAVDFFAAQLTFQTDPADLAADRAAGRSPLVLDVRSDAAWAQGHLPGAVHLPGPQVRERAAEVVPDLDAPVVVHCWGPGCNGATRAALVLATLGHTHVRELIGGYEYWVREGFAVVTATGRVRRAPDPLAAPVPGC
- a CDS encoding PadR family transcriptional regulator, whose translation is MARQLTEMLKGTLEGVVLAVLASRDAYGYEITASLRERGFEDIAEGTVYALLVRLEQRDLVDVQKVASTKGPPRKVYSLNASGRAALDEFWTTWDFLAGRLAELRTEGNPS
- a CDS encoding DUF1048 domain-containing protein, coding for MTKNPLGVLTGALEDKKRWRAYKERAGALPENHRSVLAAVERYAMHCPSTPTDGGSAASMFEDLADLFEQAAADGTPVRSVVGEDPVEFVEAFVATYSDGGWLTAERRRLRESVDRAVGGDA
- a CDS encoding alpha/beta fold hydrolase, whose amino-acid sequence is MPADAPDSAPREHTVPVADGVELWARESGDPTGTPVLLVMGAASSGVLWPDALVERLGRRHRVVVWDHRDTGRSTRAVDVAPYELRDLATDAVRVLDHLGVQRAHVVGMSMGGLLTQLLLLDHPDRVLSATLFCTGALAGAPGGEGLPGPHPDLLALWSRLGETRDEDAEMEFRVEHWQALAGAVVPFPREEVLALERGAVAHGGPADASSATAHARAGTSGLARGAELAGVRVPTLVVEAPEDPAYPPPTARHLADSVPGARLVTVPGMGHALPAAVLEPFGDAVEGHLDAVDAAKP
- a CDS encoding methyltransferase domain-containing protein, with translation MPTLDRPDPIAYLRLVADSAAGRAYKGAVLDALDVLDGHVVLDLGCGPGTDLGALADRAGRTGRVVAVDVDPVMVSTASDLTADRPTVAVRRGDVHALDLPAASVDRVHADRVLQHVEDPARAVAEVARVLRPGGVAALVEPDWALMAVDAHDLEASTAFTAHTCRHVVRNAHVGRQLPRLGVDAGLSVVSVQAFPAVFTDVEEADAVLGLTRTTRAAVAAGRLDASRSAAWLDDLATGPFTAVATVVATVLTRPVDD
- a CDS encoding PLP-dependent aminotransferase family protein — protein: MDNGSSVQRVTASLREVAATLPAGAKLPSSRRLVADLGVGPVTVQRAIDVLVADGTVVTRPGAGTFVARASRTATVDTDWQRVALGASPVQTEGVLAALTVPSHDVLDMARGYLDLSLQPSSRLASAMARAARRPEAWTVPPPAGVPELRTWFAQQLGADRDDVFISPGGQGALSTVLRSIVPAGSPVLVAVPGYPGVISLLRSAGLVPVPVPTDADGVRPELLERAFEQSGARLLYLQPTYANPDGSVLAPDRRRPVLEIAARAGAFIVEDDFARWLGHGPTASPSLLRDDTDGRVITVNSLSKVSGPSLRVGCVVARGPVAQRIAGLSFVDHLIVARPLQEAAVELVTGAGWNAHLRGLSAALGSRLDALSTALARELPECSWPRPRGGFSLWLRLPRGVDDLEVARRTRERGLAVGPGRHYVVAEEDAAHLRLCYAAITEQQIPAAVKVLAASL